The Lysobacter capsici genome has a segment encoding these proteins:
- a CDS encoding glycine zipper 2TM domain-containing protein produces the protein MNTKNFRLLAVAAAASLALAGCATSPGYGGGGGYNNGGYNNPPPSGYGNQNNSCYDCGVVTRIEQISTQSNAPSATGAVLGGLVGAVAGRKIADDHTDSKGRKNTATVGGAVAGAIAGNAIQNRVGAPSYNVYVRMDDGRTQVVTQKDLGGIRENTYVRVTNGRAYVR, from the coding sequence ATGAATACCAAGAATTTCCGATTGCTGGCCGTAGCCGCCGCGGCTTCGCTGGCGCTCGCCGGTTGCGCGACCTCGCCGGGTTACGGCGGCGGCGGTGGCTACAACAACGGCGGTTACAACAACCCGCCCCCGTCCGGCTACGGCAACCAGAACAACAGCTGCTACGACTGCGGCGTGGTAACCCGGATCGAACAGATCAGCACCCAGAGCAATGCCCCGAGCGCCACCGGCGCGGTGTTGGGCGGCCTGGTCGGCGCCGTCGCCGGTCGCAAGATCGCCGACGATCACACCGACAGCAAGGGCCGCAAGAACACCGCCACCGTCGGCGGCGCGGTCGCCGGCGCCATCGCCGGCAACGCGATCCAGAACCGGGTCGGCGCACCGAGCTACAACGTGTATGTGCGCATGGACGATGGCCGCACCCAGGTCGTCACCCAGAAGGACCTCGGCGGCATTCGCGAGAACACCTACGTGCGCGTCACCAACGGTCGCGCCTACGTGCGCTGA